One part of the Engraulis encrasicolus isolate BLACKSEA-1 chromosome 17, IST_EnEncr_1.0, whole genome shotgun sequence genome encodes these proteins:
- the LOC134467284 gene encoding cytochrome P450 26B1-like, translating into MMNLLEFGNLAFLATAIASLLSVVLLVAITQQLWTLRWSITRDRECDLPLPKGSMGWPVVGETLYWLFQGSNFHVSRREKYGSVFKTHLLGKPVIRVTGAENIRKILMGEHSLVCTQWPQSTRIILGPNSLANSVGELHKRKRKILTPAFSHVAFETYIPRIQDAIKKEIAKWCSEPGSVDVYAATKALTFRIALQVLLGLDAADAQMDYLSRTFEQLTDNLFSLPIDVSFSGLRKGIKARDILHNFMEKMIEEKLQKQWDGYNDAFDYILNSAKENRYDVTLQDLKETAIELIFAAHATTASASTSLILLLLLNPAVAQKARAELETLEVGHITGPNQLSRLGDALESVSAEHHNVSPTDQLYNGKDQPRYHLHYLTLERLSRMRYLDCVVKEVLRLFPPVSGGYRTVLKTFELDGCQIPKGWSVMYSIRDTHETAPVYQRPDTFEPERFGVERDEAAKGRFHYVPFGAGVRGCVGKELAQVIIKTLAAELLVTVEWSLATKKPPRMQTVPVVHPINGLHVHFNHKHP; encoded by the exons ATGATGAACCTGCTCGAATTTGGAAACTTGGCGTTCTTGGCCACCGCAATTGCATCTCTTCTGTCGGTCGTACTTCTTGTGGCGATAACGCAGCAGCTCTGGACGCTCCGGTGGTCCATCACCAGGGATAGAGAATGCGACCTGCCCCTCCCGAAGGGCTCTATGGGGTGGCCGGTAGTCGGGGAAACACTCTACTGGCTTTTCCAG GGTTCAAATTTTCACGTTTCCCGGCGTGAAAAGTACGGCAGTGTTTTCAAAACTCATCTTCTCGGAAAACCGGTTATTCGGGTAACCGGGGCAGAGAACATTCGGAAGATATTGATGGGCGAGCACAGTTTGGTGTGCACGCAATGGCCACAAAGCACGCGCATCATCTTGGGACCAAACAGTTTGGCCAACTCAGTCGGGGAGCTGCACAAGCGAAAACgaaag ATTCTCACGCCAGCATTCAGCCATGTCGCATTCGAAACCTATATCCCGCGCATACAAGATGCCATCAAGAAAGAGATAGCCAAGTGGTGCTCTGAGCCCGGATCTGTTGATGTCTATGCCGCTACAAAAGCGCTCACCTTCCGCATAGCGCTGCAGGTGCTTCTGGGGTTGGATGCTGCAGACGCGCAAATGGATTATCTTTCTAGAACATTTGAGCAACTGACAGACAACCTCTTCTCGCTGCCCATTGATGTATCTTTCAGTGGCCTCCGAAAA GGTATAAAAGCCAGAGACATCCTCCATAACTTCATGGAGAAAATGATTGAGGAAAAGCTTCAGAAACAATGGGATGGGTACAACGACGCATTCGATTACATTTTGAATAGTGCCAAAGAAAATCGCTACGATGTCACTCTTCAAGACCTGAAG gagacAGCAATAGAACTCATTTTCGCAGCGCATGCCACCACGGCCAGTGCATCCacatccctcatcctcctcctgctgctgaacCCCGCGGTAGCTCAGAAAGCCCGGGCGGAGCTGGAGACTCTGGAAGTTGGGCACATCACCGGTCCAAACCAACTCTCCCGGTTAGGTGATGCATTAGAGTCCGTTTCGGCCGAGCATCACAACGTTAGTCCTACCGACCAGCTGTACAACGGCAAGGATCAGCCTCGCTATCATCTGCACTACCTGACTTTGGAGAGACTAAGCCGAATGCGATACTTAGACTGTGTCGTGAAAGAGGTCCTTCGACTTTTCCCACCGGTGTCGGGCGGATACAGAACAGTCCTGAAGACGTTTGAGTTGGAT GGATGCCAGATTCCAAAGGGCTGGAGCGTGATGTACAGCATCCGCGACACGCACGAGACGGCGCCCGTGTACCAGCGCCCCGACACCTTTGAACCCGAGCGCTTTGGAGTCGAGCGGGACGAGGCCGCCAAGGGCCGCTTCCACTACGTGCCCTTCGGGGCCGGCGTCCGGGGTTGCGTCGGCAAGGAGCTGGCTCAGGTCATCATCAAGACGCTGGCGGCGGAGCTGCTGGTCACCGTCGAGTGGAGCCTGGCCACCAAGAAGCCTCCGCGCATGCAGACGGTGCCCGTGGTACACCCCATCAACGGGCTCCACGTCCACTTCAACCACAAGCACCCCTGA
- the LOC134467285 gene encoding cytochrome P450 26A1 has protein sequence MGFFSLAVTFLCTVVLPVLLFLVTVKLWEIFMIRGRDSSCPRPLPPGTMGIPFLGETLQLILQRRKFLRMKRQKYGYIYKTHLFGNPTVRVMGADNVRQILLGEHKLVAVQWPASVRTILGSDTLSNVHGSQHKNKKKAIMKAFSRDALEQYIPVIQEEVRSALREWLQRDACVLVYPEMKRLMFRIAMRILLGFEPDQIKTDEQELVEAFEEMIKNLFSLPIDVPFSGLYRGLKARNFIHSKIEENIKKKLQEEDSECKHKDALQLLIENSRKCEEPFSMQAIKEAATELLFGGHETTASTATSLVMFLGLHPEVVQKVREELQEKEEEGVYCLDKTPSMELLEQLQYAGSVIKETLRINPPVPGGFRVALKTFELNGYQIPKGWNVIYSICDTHDVADIFPNKEDFQPERFMPKASSEDSSSSSSSSSSSSSSSSSRFNYIPFGAGSRMCVGKEFAKVLLKIFLVELTQHCNWTLLNGPPTMKTGPTVYPVDNLPTRFSSYNNNNNNN, from the exons ATGGGTTTCTTTTCTCTGGCCGTAACTTTCCTCTGCACCGTGGTACTTCCAGTCCTGCTATTTTTAGTAACAGTGAAATTGTGGGAGATTTTCATGATCAGGGGACGCGACTCCAGCTGTCCGCGGCCCCTTCCTCCTGGTACCATGGGCATACCTTTCCTAGGCGAGACTCTTCAGCTGATTCTTCAG AGGAGGAAATTCCTGCGGATGAAACGCCAGAAGTATGGATATATCTACAAAACGCACCTTTTCGGTAACCCCACCGTTCGCGTGATGGGCGCGGATAACGTGCGCCAAATTCTGTTGGGCGAACACAAACTTGTTGCCGTCCAGTGGCCCGCCTCCGTGAGAACCATACTGGGCTCGGACACCCTCTCCAATGTGCACGGATCCCAGCATAAGAACAAGAAAAAG GCGATCATGAAAGCGTTCTCCAGAGACGCGCTGGAGCAGTATATCCCGGTCAttcaggaggaggtgaggagtgcGCTGAGGGAATGGCTGCAGCGAGACGCGTGCGTGCTGGTCTACCCCGAGATGAAGCGACTCATGTTCCGCATCGCAATGAGAATCCTGCTCGGCTTCGAGCCTGATCAAATCAAGACGGACGAGCAGGAGCTGGTAGAGGCGTTTGAGGAGATGATCAAGAATCTCTTCTCCCTGCCCATCGACGTGCCGTTTAGTGGACTTTATCGG GGACTTAAAGCTCGCAATTTTATTCATTCCAAAATCGAAGAGAACATAAAGAAGAAACTCCAAGAGGAGGATTCGGAGTGCAAGCACAAGGATGCTCTTCAGTTACTGATCGAGAACAGCAGGAAATGTGAAGAGCCATTCAGCATGCAG GCAATTAAAGAGGCGGCTACTGAGTTGCTGTTTGGTGGGCATGAGACCACAGCCAGCACGGCCACCTCTCTGGTCATGTTCCTTGGCCTGCATCCAGAGGTGGTGCAGAAAGTTCGTGAAGAGCTGCAAGAGAAG GAGGAGGAAGGAGTGTACTGCCTGGATAAGACCCCCAGTATGGAACTGCTGGAACAACTGCAGTATGCTGGCAGCGTCATCAAGGAGACCCTGCGCATCAACCCTCCTGTACCTGGGGGCTTCCGGGTGGCCCTCAAGACCTTTGAACTCAAT GGCTACCAGATCCCTAAGGGCTGGAACGTCATCTACAGCATCTGCGACACACACGATGTGGCCGACATCTTTCCCAACAAGGAGGACTTCCAGCCGGAGCGCTTTATGCCCAAGGCCTCCTCCGAggactcatcttcctcctcctcctcctcctcctcctcctcctcctcatcgtcctccCGTTTCAACTACATCCCATTCGGGGCCGGTTCACGCATGTGCGTGGGCAAAGAGTTTGCGAAGGTGCTCCTCAAGATCTTCCTGGTGGAGCTCACACAGCACTGTAACTGGACTCTGTTGAATGGGCCTCCGACCATGAAGACGGGGCCTACAGTCTACCCTGTGGACAATCTCCCCACTCGCTTCAGcagttacaacaacaacaacaacaacaattag